Genomic DNA from Candidatus Nitronereus thalassa:
AGATATCCATAACCACCATGGACTCTGATGGCATCGAGACCAGACTGAACAAAACATTCACTCAAGTATAATTTGGCAATCGCGGCTTCCATTACCGCGGACTTTTTCATCTTTTTTAGCCACGCGACTTTGTACAACATAAGTCGAGCCGTCTCCAATCGCACCTTCATATCGGCAATACGATTTCCCACAGATTGAAACTTTCCAATAGGCTGATTAAACTGTCGTCGTTTCTGTGCGTATTGGATGCACGTTTCCAGTTGCCGCTCCATGGTCCCAAGACAACTCGCTAAAATAAAGCTACGCTCCCATTCCATCGAATGATTAAAAATTCCAACACCAGCTCCCTCTGGTCCTAATCGATTTTCTTCTGGCACAAAGCAATCCTGAAATGTTAATTCCCCCATGGGATGAGTTCGAAGGCCCATTTTTTCCAATTCTCTGTTAATCACAAAACCAGGACTTCGGGTATCAACAATAAAAGCGGTTACTCCTCTTATTCCCTGTGAAGGATCAACAGTCGCAAAGACCACGGCAATATCCGCTATAGGGGCACTGCCAACAAAAGTTTTTGTTCCATTAAGAATATATCCTTCATTTCGCTTTTCCGCTTTGGTAGATAAACTATAGGCATCTGAACCTGAATTTGGTTCTGTCATGCCATGCGCCGCAATTAACTTTCCATTACATAAATCTGGTAAGTATTTTTCTTTTTGCTTCTCAGACCCAAAAGTGAGAATAGGAAGTTGCACACTCCACATTTGAGCATTCAAGGCAAAAATAAGTCCATTATCATGACAACCATATCCCAGGGCTTCCATTATGGCCGTAATGGCTACAATATCAACATTTTGTCCACCATATTCTGTTGGTATGGGTAAACCTAAAATGCCAAATTGAGCACATTTCTCCCAATTTTCACGAGAAAATTCTCCATTTTTTTCTCGCTCTCTTAATCCAACATTTAACTCTTTTTGTGCAAATCTAATTACCTCATCTCGTTTTAAGGGCGAAAGGTCTTCGTTCAAAGAGAAATCCATATTTTCACACCTATTTATTAGTAGCTAAAGTTTTCGAATGGCTATATTTAAAGTTAAAGAAAAAAATGAAATCGTTTTCCTTGGAAAAATATACCAAGTAAATGGGAGAGCATTTTTCAATTAATTAGAGAAAACTTTAAATGGGAGGTTAAGGCGTTGGACTATATCGAAGCAAAAAGTAGAGCCAATTATACATTCGCCTGACTCCTTCCCTAATAAATCTTTTTCTGACAATTTTCCAAAAAAAAGTCGATGGAGGAGACCAAACCTCTACTTTTTCCTCAAGTTTCAAATCCGCTAAGCGCCCTTCAAATTCTGGTGTAATCACATTCCCAATATGATCAACAAAACGACCAAAGGTAGAAAGTCGAGCATACCCCAGGGAATCGATTCTTTCGTCTAATCCACTTTCCGTGGCATTCGACTCTTCTGATGCTGGCCCCTCTCCTCCCATCAGACGACTGTCCCATTTGCAAGCATTCAAACCTTCAAGAATAACGGCCTTGGGAGTCACATATTGGAAATGAGTTGCAGTGGAATAGGCTTGAAGTCCCTTACGTTCTAGTAAAATATCCGTACAACCACTGGTGCAAGCAGTCGCATCTTTCATGGCCCATCCAACACTCTGAAAGAAATCTTTTTCCCACTCCTCTGGTATAAACTTCCCATATTGAACTGCAATCTCAGGATACTGAGACAAATAGTCTTTTAAATACTGATTCCCGTAACGGAATTGCCACCTAATGGGTACGCCACTGACCATTCCAACACGAGGGAACTCATCAATTACTTTCAAATGGGCTTCAAGCCACCCGGAATGAAACAAAACATCGTCTTGTGAATAGGCAATAATCTCACCGGGAGCAGCATTAAACATGACCTTCAACGCATTTAATATTCCAATATTATCTTGAGATAAAATCAGATATCGGATTCTCCCTTGGGTTTGCAATTCACGTAAATACGTAACAACTTCTGAACAACTTCCATTATCAAATACCATTATGTCGTAGGGTTGAGGAGTATGTTTAAAAATACTCGCCAGGGACATTTTTAATACATTGAAACGATTGGCAAAATAACCAATTTGGTCTGGAATATAGGTCAAAATGCATATTGTAACACGTGCTGGCTGGTAGTTAGACTTTTGGGTTCTAGTAGGGCTTAAGCCAATCCGCATAGTCAGTTTTCTCCTTGCCTGTCACCCTCACGATCCATCCAGACAATTATATAGGGGGATTCCACAACCCTACGATTGGGATTAATTAAGCGGAAATGCCTGGCCATCGAAGTCATTACTTCACTTCCTTCCAATGAGGTGATCTACTAGTTGAAGGGACTGTTTATTCAACTTGGATGGTGTCCTATTTGCACTTGGACTGAACTTGCTTTAAATCCGTGCAATCATAGAAAATGGCAGTAAAGAGAGTTGTAATGGCCAACTACAGGATTAATTGAAGAATGGGACAATCTTTTCTATCGTGGAAAATACTTACGCGCTGGTCGAAAGCTAGCAGCAACAGCACAATAAAATTCGCTCATCCAGCTTCCTGGCTTACAAACCACCGGCCTCAAAAAAGGACGTCGGTGGCACCTTGCAACCTGTGGGTATAAGCTACATTCACGATAGATTAGCCGCTAAGGGAATGGCAACAGATAACATTTTATATTCAATAGCACTAAAGGTTACACCAGTTTTCATAATGAGATATGGCACATCCAAGAATGAGGCATCACAAAAGTGCCATGTTTTCGCTTAAGTAACGTAAAGCTGGTCCCTAAAATGTTTCGAGATGCGACATTTACAGTTAAGGCGTTCTCAACATAATCAGCCTCTTCCCCATTCACCGAGGCCCACACATGAATATGATATTCTTCTTCGACTAAAAGAAATTTCGGTATTTCACAAACAAAACTTCCACAGGAGGGAGCTTTTTCAAAATCGCCACCGGAGATAAAAGACCCGACAGTAAAAATTTTATTTC
This window encodes:
- a CDS encoding acyl-CoA dehydrogenase family protein, with amino-acid sequence MDFSLNEDLSPLKRDEVIRFAQKELNVGLREREKNGEFSRENWEKCAQFGILGLPIPTEYGGQNVDIVAITAIMEALGYGCHDNGLIFALNAQMWSVQLPILTFGSEKQKEKYLPDLCNGKLIAAHGMTEPNSGSDAYSLSTKAEKRNEGYILNGTKTFVGSAPIADIAVVFATVDPSQGIRGVTAFIVDTRSPGFVINRELEKMGLRTHPMGELTFQDCFVPEENRLGPEGAGVGIFNHSMEWERSFILASCLGTMERQLETCIQYAQKRRQFNQPIGKFQSVGNRIADMKVRLETARLMLYKVAWLKKMKKSAVMEAAIAKLYLSECFVQSGLDAIRVHGGYGYLSEYEVERDLRDALGGTLASGTSDIQRVIIAKWLGL
- a CDS encoding glycosyltransferase family A protein is translated as MRIGLSPTRTQKSNYQPARVTICILTYIPDQIGYFANRFNVLKMSLASIFKHTPQPYDIMVFDNGSCSEVVTYLRELQTQGRIRYLILSQDNIGILNALKVMFNAAPGEIIAYSQDDVLFHSGWLEAHLKVIDEFPRVGMVSGVPIRWQFRYGNQYLKDYLSQYPEIAVQYGKFIPEEWEKDFFQSVGWAMKDATACTSGCTDILLERKGLQAYSTATHFQYVTPKAVILEGLNACKWDSRLMGGEGPASEESNATESGLDERIDSLGYARLSTFGRFVDHIGNVITPEFEGRLADLKLEEKVEVWSPPSTFFWKIVRKRFIREGVRRMYNWLYFLLRYSPTP